A portion of the Ricinus communis isolate WT05 ecotype wild-type chromosome 10, ASM1957865v1, whole genome shotgun sequence genome contains these proteins:
- the LOC8265042 gene encoding PHD finger protein ALFIN-LIKE 1: MEMASSPRTVEEIFKDFSARRAGVVRALTHDVDEFYGLCDPEKENLCLYGHPNESWEVNLPAEEVPPELPEPALGINFARDGMDRKDWLSLVAVHSDSWLISVAFYFGARLNRNERKRLFSMINDMPTVFEVVTERKVVKEKPSVDSGSKSRGSIKRSNDGQVKSNPKLTEEVYEDDEDEHNETLCGSCGGSYSADEFWIGCDICERWFHGKCVKITPAKAESIKQYKCPSCSMKRNRQ, from the exons ATGGAAATGGCCTCTAGTCCACGTACGGTAGAAGAGATCTTCAAAGATTTTAGTGCTAGAAGAGCTGGCGTTGTTCGTGCTTTAACTCATG ATGTGGATGAATTCTATGGGCTCTGTGATCCAG AAAAGGAGAACTTATGTCTATATGGACATCCAAACGAAAGCTGGGAAGTAAATCTACCAGCTGAGGAAGTTCCACCTGAGCTTCCTGAACCGGCTCTTGGAATCAATTTTGCAAGGGATGGTATGGATCGTAAAGACTGGCTTTCATTGGTTGCTGTGCATAGTGATTCCTGGTTGATTTCTGTGGCTTTCTATTTTGGTGCTCGTCTTAACAGGAATGAAAG GAAACGGCTCTTTAGCATGATCAATGATATGCCCACTGTCTTTGAAGTTGTAACAGAAAGGAAGGTTGTAAAAGAAAAGCCCAGTGTAGATAGTGGAAGTAAATCTAGAGGCAGCATAAAG AGATCAAATGATGGTCAAGTGAAGAGCAACCCCAAGCTTACAGAAGAGGTCTACGAGGATGATGAAGATGAACATAATGAAACTCTATGTGGGAGCTGTGGTGGAAGTTACAGTGCTGATGAGTTCTGGATTGGCTGTGATATATGCGAGAGGTGGTTCCATGGGAAGTGCGTGAAGATAACACCAGCTAAGGCTGAAAGTATTAAGCAATACAAGTGCCCATCTTGCAGCATGAAGAGGAACAGACAGTAA
- the LOC8267531 gene encoding myb family transcription factor PHL7 yields the protein MGSSRTDGSGKERLRWTQELHDRFERAVNQLGGPDRATPKGILKAMSIPGLTIYHVKSHLQKYRISKFIPESNNKGKFEKRTISELLPNFSATSGAQLNEALEMQMEVQRRLSDQLEVQKSLKLKIEAQGRFLERIVDEHRNRVALQKHSKQFSPTSLPALSEESESNSNAKELDSNSEGDRIEMQYEDDFQALKRLRTENDVLPSRYKIEEINPGPYNNQNMGLQDEAKFKFSWTAMSCSSPLVPSFF from the exons ATGGGTTCAAGTCGAACAGATGGCTCTGGCAAAGAGCGGTTGCGTTGGACACAGGAGCTGCATGATCGGTTTGAAAGGGCTGTGAATCAGCTTGGTGGTCCTGATA GGGCGACTCCTAAAGGTATCCTGAAGGCTATGAGCATTCCTGGACTTACCATCTACCACGTGAAGAGCCACTTGCAG AAATACAGGATCTCAAAATTTATCCCAGAATCAAACAATA AAGGCAAGTTTGAGAAGAGAACCATATCAGAACTCCTGCCAAATTTCAGTGCTACATC AGGTGCGCAACTTAATGAAGCATTAGAAATGCAGATGGAAGTACAAAGGCGACTAAGTGATCAACTTGAG GTTCAAAAGAGCTTGAAGCTTAAAATTGAAGCACAAGGAAGATTCCTCGAAAGAATTGTGGATGAACATAGAAACCGAGTGGCACTCCAAAAACACAGTAAACAATTCTCTCCAACATCACTCCCTGCTCTCAGTGAGGAATCGGAATCAAACAGCAACGCCAAGGAATTGGATTCCAATTCGGAGGGCGACAGAATTGAAATGCAATATGAAGATGATTTTCAAGCTCTCAAGAGGCTCAGGACAGAAAATGACGTTTTGCCATCTCGATAcaaaattgaagaaatcaATCCTGGTCCTTACAATAATCAAAATATGGGTCTTCAAGATGAAGCAAAATTCAAGTTCTCATGGACTGCTATGTCATGCTCTTCGCCTCTAGTGCCAAGCTTTTTCTGA